AGGAAGGCAAGGCACCGGAGACTGTTCGCGGCGCTAAGTTTTCAAACGGCTCTGGCTCTCAGGTCGAGTACAAGCGTAAACACTGCCGTTGGCCTCGGCGCAATGTGTTCAAAGGTCCTGGGAACTACACCGATGAGAACGCTTGGCACTGTGTTTAGGCTTGCTTGCCTTTGTTGTGCATAGGAACCTTTCCAGCGATTTAGAAATACCATCGGGGTATCCTTAGCTTTGATCAATTCAACTCATGTCTGATGTAGAAAATAGGTTTTAAACAGGAATGGAAAGACGTCATATCGGCAGAAAGCAGACGGAAGTCATCGGCAAAAACGAGGAGCAGTGGCAGACCGCCTAGCTGACTGCCCCGGCTGAATTGCAGATCAGTTGAGCTGTGCCACTACAACTTCCGCTATCGTTCCTCCTTTCTATATCCTCTTTAAATGAAACACAGCAAATTTCGAAAGAAGACAACCTGTTACCAACCCTACCAGCCTGCGCACGGATCACCACTCGAGGCCCTCCATCGAAGCTACCCTCCGGAACGCGTGTATAGAGCGGCGACAATCCCGCGCACTCTTGAGTTCCGAGTTCATACCTACCCGTGACCCGTTCGACCCACCAGTGCACCTCTCCAGCCCCATCCGCAATTGTAGCTCCAGACATGGACCAGTTCGCACAGACTCGTGGTGCCGACGACCTGTTCGACGATGAGATCATCCCGATCTCCACGGTAGTGCAACCGGCGCAGACAGAGGTCGTTGCCCCCGAGCCAGGGCCAGAGCCAGAGCGACAGGAGGTATCTATACCCGAGAAGCCAGCTCCCGAGCAGTCAATTTCACGTGGGGAGACTCCGCAGCGGGGCCGTGGTGGTGAACGAGGCCGGGGACGACGGGGTCGGGGCAAAGGAGGGCGCGGTGGACGAGAGGAGCAAACCCGGTCAGAAAGCTCTCCGCGCAAAAAGACTCCTGTCAATGCGTCTGCTGCTGATGCGCGCGAGGCTGCTGCTTCGAAGTCGAAGCCTGAGAAGCCCGTTGAGCCTAAAGAGCAGACCGCCCCGGTCGAAGAGGGTCATGGTGAAGATCTGACTGCGAATGGCGCTGAGGCCGCGCGTGTGCCAGCTGTTCGCGGTGATCGGAGTGCCACTGGGGGCCTGAGAAAGGTGTGCTCTCCTTCTCCTATAAAGACAACGAGGGTGCACAGCTAACTGTTTACTTCCAGCCTAAACTCACGGAAGAGGAACTCTCTAAACGAATTGCCGCAGCCAAGGAGAACGCTGTGAAAAAGGCTGCTGCCCACGCTCGTGCCGAAGCTGATCAGGCGTCATTTATGGAGCGCGAGCAGGAAGCGGCGAAGAAACGTCGCGAGGAACTTGCGCACCGCCGCATGATGGATACTGAACGCGAGAAAAACCGACAGCGGAAACTCAAGGCCCAGACAGGACGTGAGTGGGACTCGCAGAAACGCGAGGAAGATTATGACCCCCGCGGTGGGGGCAGCCAATTCAGACGCGGTATGCATGGCGGCGTGTCTGGTACCGTGCGACGAAACTTCGAAGACGCCCGTTCAGAAGATGTTGTAGATCACTCAGGTGGTAACCGGGGTCGTGGAAGAGGCGGTCGAGGTGGCCGTGACCGTGGATCCCCGCGTACCCCTCGGGGAGACCGGCTGCGCAAGGGCTTAGCTGACAGTATGTTCGCAACGGAGAGCCCCGCTGCGCTGGCGTTGGATGATAAGAGTGCATTCCCGGCTCTGCCCGAGGGGCCCAAGAAGACTGAGACTAAGAAAACTGAGCCCAAATCTGCTCCCACGCCGGAGACCAAGGTTACGACTCATAGTAAAATCGAGTCTGAACCCGAAATTGCTCCTGCAGCATTGAATTCACAAACAGCAATGGACAAGTTGGACTCTACGTTTTCGCCCATTACTGGAACTTGGGCAGATCAGTTTGAAGATGAGTGATGAACTGTCTCACTGGTAAATTactttttgggggggggttttggtTCTTATTGGGGTTTAACGATACTCTTCCCGCATTCACGACATGAACAGACTCCTGCTTTCCTCACTTGCAATTTGATATCCCGCCTGTCCTGGAGCCTTTTATTGGTAGCTGGAATGGGTCAGATGCAAAGATTCGCCAGCATTACATATTTGTACATTGCCGCTCATAGCGTCCACTACTTTCTGGAATGATGACTTGTGTTATATTTTTACTTCTGAGTGATTTTAGAATAAGCACAGTCGGCCCCTAATGTGGTCTCGGTCCTTGCCGATGTCCTTTAGTAGTTTGATCCATTTGGATCGAGATAATGTAGGGAACAATATTCAACTTTTTTCTGCAGTTGAAACCTCTTCCAGTTCACAAGGTCCCAACCCTACCATGTCTTGATCCCAATCACGCAGAGCACGCCGCCGCTGTCGCGGCGCATCACACTGTTTCCTTTCTGTATCTGGAGCCCAAAATCTGGAAATCACCGCATTAAATGTTCATCCCCTGGGCCGGTAGTACGTGGGAGTCCTTTCTCTTTGCAAGCAGGGCTGGATGCTGCGAGATCAAAAGGCTCACACAAGCAATGACAAAGACGGCATACAGATGATGTTCGAAAGAAATAGAGGACATTTCTTGGTACATTCATTCCGTGAACCACTCGTCGAAAACCATACCCCTTTCGTGTTCATTTGGTGGTCTTTGGAAGATGCGTTCGAAGCTGAAGGTCTTAGGCTCACCATGGACGTGCCCATTTTCGTAATTGGTTCTCCGAGTTAGTTGAAAAATTAGTCTCCGGGCCCTCTCAGACCAGGAACTTGTTTGGGCGATGTCCCTCAGTCCAAATTTCCAGATTTCAATGTCAAATCGCCATGTTGGCTCGCGAGTGGCAGTGATGATACCGATGATCTTGATGATATGCCCTCATCCGAGTTGCTGTACCACCACTAAGGGCAGTCTTCCATAGCTGGTAATGTGATTTTGAAACTCCGACGTCAAGGGGTGGAATCTGCTGATCAGTCCATCCCGTTTTCAGCAATCGGGGTCAGCCCCGAGGCGGCGTAGAGGTCATGATGTGCCACAGGAGCCCTCTCAGCGACCTCCCTCTCATCGACGAGTCCCTCATCCAAGATCCCTCCGAGTTACTGCCAAATTTAAATAAGTCGTGGACGTGACCAGGCTCCTTGGAAGTGTCAAATCTTTTGACGGCCTTCACTCTCTTCCCATTTCGGTCCAGAGTGACTTCACCTTGTCTAATATCTGTTGCGGGACCACATCACGGCGATGTTGCTTTGTTGTATATTGATTCTTTGAGTCGGGTTCAGATGCTTGACATCCATCGATCGATCCATTATATCAACCATGTCTGGTAAATTCGGGAATCAAGGTGCCAATAGAGTGGGCCTGagaatcaatcaatcaatcaatcaaagttcaattaatctgttgcagtctaactagttgcgtatgactatgcaggcgcttctccaaccgaagcaagaactcaagacccaacgccgagcgggatcgctcccagagtatacagatgatgccgaagtgaggagtgcagaatcagccattcccgtaacccgttcaacccatacccgcaaaaccatgcccaaccccatacaaaagaaatgatTTGATGAACGCAGTGGAGTGCTCCCTCCACTTCAATCTCACACTCCCTTCTCACCTCCATACCTCGCTTCtctctgcttcctccccTGCCTTAGGTTCAGTTGATGGTGACGTTCTTGGTGGCCAGTTCTTTGGCATATTTCGTATCCCTAGCTAAGTTTCTCGCGTTATAGCTTTATTCTCGTCATTGTCTAATACCTATCTTCTTCCACACCTAGATCTATTGCCGTGAGGCCTACCggttcgtcgtcgtcctcgaTTCTAGCGTGTCGGAATTGCTGGAGAAGACCTATTTAGTGTATAAAGTTGACCACGTAGCGGGTGGCCTGCGGGTTCGAAACGATCTTGTCGTAATCCATCTCGTTAATCCTAATATCCCACAATTGCTTCCAAAGCTTTTTACACGGAATAGTATACCGGGGACACTATATCAGGATATATTTTGGCGTCTACGAGCCCTCGTCGTATAGACACCGGTCTGTctcagcggccttgattttgaaTAAGAAATGTCGAAGCCCGATCCGTATTATACGTATCTAAATCGGAATGGCACATTGCGGCTTCGATAGCCCTTCGTATAGTCGAAGTGTCTTCTTGTTCGGCGCTTACACTAAGCGCTTTATCGGCGCGGAAGTCGTCTCCCGCTCCCACTCCCGCTCCTACCGCTCTCTAACTCGTTAGCGTACTACTCTCTTAGCTACTGCTGCGAGGCGGATTGTCGGTTTTCCCGGATCGCCGCTCCTAGAAGCGCTGCACCTTTTGCTTCAGTGTCGGTATATTTATTGCCGCTCACCCTAACGTGTGCGGGGATCTACCTAATAGTGACTATTGTTGGTTCTTATTAGACTtagtgtcacggtgcgaaccgtgatgcttagttagaggaagatcacggcacgtgatctccgacctgtttatctgaacttcagttctagatcctgttgtagctcttcgagctacgtcttgtatattagcctgcccctgcctgtgcctgtacctgtcaatgagaatctgatctgttacgacctgtccctgccagtcatctcctatcatactgtcagggtgcgggctggcaggacggtatgatgggagatgactggcagggacaggtcgtaacagatcagattctcattgacaggtacaggcacaggcaggggcaggctaatatacaagacgtagctcgaagagctacaacaggatctagaactgaagttcagataaacaggtcggagatcacgtgccgtgatcttcctctaactaagcatcacggttcgcaccgtgacacataccgtcctgccagcccgcaccctgacactacgtagctcctacccctaggagttgactgtctgaagaTGTCTGAACCAGCCCCGCAACCTCCGTTCCTGCCCAGCGACCTAGAACAATTCGCCGAACACGCGAGAGACCATCCTGACCAATGGTTCGAATACTGCCGCCGCGCGTACGACTACATTGAGAGCACCCAGTCCGAGGCGACCAACGCTCGCGAACGAGTGGACCTAGCCGAACTGCAGCTACAAGCCGCGAGGATCAAGATCACCCGCCTGTCAAGCGAACTGACCGCAGCTGAGCGTGATCACCTCCGAGATGTCGCGGTCCTGGAATACCAGAAGAAGCTTTATGACGAAGCGCAACAGAACATTGCCCGTATCGAGGCTGCACGAATGTGTGCAGCCGAACTCGCCATCCCGACGGGGAATACCGTACCTCCCCCTGTCCCTGAACCTGCCGCTGAGCCTGGT
Above is a window of Penicillium digitatum chromosome 2, complete sequence DNA encoding:
- a CDS encoding putative feruloyl esterase codes for the protein MDQFAQTRGADDLFDDEIIPISTVVQPAQTEVVAPEPGPEPERQEVSIPEKPAPEQSISRGETPQRGRGGERGRGRRGRGKGGRGGREEQTRSESSPRKKTPVNASAADAREAAASKSKPEKPVEPKEQTAPVEEGHGEDLTANGAEAARVPAVRGDRSATGGLRKPKLTEEELSKRIAAAKENAVKKAAAHARAEADQASFMEREQEAAKKRREELAHRRMMDTEREKNRQRKLKAQTGREWDSQKREEDYDPRGGGSQFRRGMHGGVSGTVRRNFEDARSEDVVDHSGGNRGRGRGGRGGRDRGSPRTPRGDRLRKGLADSMFATESPAALALDDKSAFPALPEGPKKTETKKTEPKSAPTPETKVTTHSKIESEPEIAPAALNSQTAMDKLDSTFSPITGTWADQFEDE